One stretch of Cohnella algarum DNA includes these proteins:
- a CDS encoding NAD(P)/FAD-dependent oxidoreductase: MERFRDVAVLGAGVAGSAAAKALADKGWDTLLLDRHSFPRHKVCGEFLSPEAQGTLQALGLWDTVTPLRPSPIDLARLAFERGRPVEIPLPGSAFGISRHALDFALHAAAQASGAEVRTATAVLSVAPREAGYAIETRQGGKVVTHYARAVIAAWGGHRRPELFGNRSGKTGNTAYIGVKSHFQGIPSEPAVELYFFAGGYLGISPVEDGIVNVAALLERNAFHGKATSIPGLLEAAIGQNAKLRQKLARAVPVPGAQAAVAPVGLGRKPVCWDRIPHIGDASFLLPPLCGDGMSMALRSAQRCVFQADRYLRGEISLSRWRSEYICAIRREFGGPLRWGRLLQWLVGVPGMPRMLPAIGRLAPKLAQNTFRATRWKDNGS; the protein is encoded by the coding sequence ATGGAGCGCTTTCGGGATGTGGCCGTATTGGGGGCGGGGGTTGCCGGGAGCGCCGCCGCCAAAGCGTTGGCGGACAAGGGATGGGACACGCTCCTTCTCGACCGGCATTCGTTCCCGCGGCATAAGGTTTGCGGAGAATTTCTTTCGCCGGAAGCACAAGGAACGCTGCAGGCGTTGGGATTGTGGGACACCGTAACGCCGCTTCGGCCGAGCCCGATCGATCTTGCGCGCTTGGCCTTCGAACGCGGCCGCCCCGTGGAAATCCCGCTTCCCGGCAGCGCCTTCGGGATCAGCCGGCATGCGCTCGACTTCGCGCTTCACGCCGCGGCGCAAGCGTCGGGAGCGGAGGTGCGGACCGCGACGGCGGTGCTGTCCGTCGCTCCCCGCGAGGCGGGCTATGCGATCGAGACGAGGCAGGGGGGAAAGGTTGTCACGCATTACGCGCGGGCCGTCATCGCCGCGTGGGGGGGCCATCGCCGGCCGGAGCTGTTCGGCAATCGATCGGGGAAAACCGGAAATACCGCCTACATCGGCGTGAAGTCTCATTTTCAGGGAATCCCTTCGGAGCCGGCCGTCGAGCTCTATTTTTTTGCCGGAGGCTATTTGGGCATTTCCCCCGTTGAAGACGGGATCGTCAATGTGGCCGCGCTGCTCGAACGGAACGCGTTTCATGGAAAGGCGACGTCGATTCCCGGCTTGCTGGAAGCGGCAATCGGCCAAAACGCCAAGCTGCGGCAGAAGCTTGCCCGAGCCGTCCCGGTTCCCGGCGCGCAGGCGGCCGTCGCTCCGGTCGGGCTAGGCCGCAAGCCGGTTTGCTGGGACCGGATCCCCCACATCGGGGACGCTTCGTTCCTGCTTCCGCCGCTGTGCGGGGACGGCATGTCGATGGCGCTTCGTTCGGCCCAGCGATGCGTTTTCCAAGCCGACCGCTATTTGCGGGGGGAAATTTCGCTCTCCCGCTGGCGGAGCGAATACATATGCGCGATTCGGCGGGAATTCGGAGGGCCTTTGCGGTGGGGACGGCTGCTGCAATGGCTGGTGGGCGTGCCGGGCATGCCGCGGATGCTGCCTGCGATCGGACGTCTCGCGCCGAAGCTGGCGCAGAACACCTTTCGGGCGACCCGCTGGAAAGACAACGGATCGTAA
- a CDS encoding methyltransferase domain-containing protein, translating to MLDRLRQRAERPELMDDFSRGGTELRVALRHLRRLNRLFGAASPTLYGVRRLWEEAGRPGRWTLLDIGAGSGDVNRRLLRWADQNRIDLRITLADRTEEACEEARLLFRREPRVTAIRSDLFALPEACADVVTGTQFVHHFAASELPRVVGRMLRSARFGVAINDIHRHWIPWTAVWLATRIVSGNRYIRNDGPLSVAKGFRPEDWDELGAELGISGAFYSWRPLFRYAVVIRKNEAGTGKRG from the coding sequence TTGCTTGACCGTTTGCGGCAGCGGGCCGAACGGCCCGAGCTGATGGACGATTTTTCGCGCGGAGGGACCGAACTGAGGGTCGCCCTGCGGCACCTTCGCAGGCTGAACCGGCTGTTCGGGGCCGCTTCGCCGACCCTGTACGGCGTCAGGCGATTATGGGAGGAAGCGGGCCGGCCGGGGCGCTGGACGCTGCTGGATATCGGGGCGGGCTCGGGGGATGTGAACCGCCGCCTGCTAAGGTGGGCGGATCAAAACCGGATCGACCTCCGGATCACGCTGGCGGACAGGACGGAGGAAGCCTGCGAGGAGGCAAGGCTTTTGTTTCGCCGCGAGCCGCGGGTGACGGCGATCAGAAGCGATTTGTTCGCTTTGCCGGAAGCTTGCGCCGACGTCGTCACCGGAACGCAGTTCGTCCATCATTTCGCGGCGAGCGAGCTTCCGCGAGTGGTCGGGCGCATGCTCAGGTCCGCCCGCTTCGGCGTCGCGATCAACGACATTCATCGGCACTGGATTCCGTGGACCGCGGTTTGGCTGGCGACGAGAATTGTGTCCGGCAACCGGTATATCCGAAATGACGGTCCGCTGTCGGTGGCAAAGGGCTTTCGACCGGAAGATTGGGACGAGCTCGGAGCGGAGCTGGGGATTTCCGGCGCGTTCTATTCCTGGCGGCCTTTGTTCCGCTATGCCGTCGTCATTCGCAAAAACGAAGCCGGAACCGGCAAACGGGGTTGA
- a CDS encoding type III polyketide synthase: MDREAPDIAILGIGTAVPNYRLDQSDTSRRLAEALGENSDPARWAKRIFRQCGVETRYTCEPNLLEPASRCRYFPQTGEPAPSTAERMKTYRREAVPLGLQAARQAMLDGSAKASEITHLITVSCTGQFLPGLDAVISRELGLSPETSRIPLTFLGCAAGLKAVGLSLQVVRGQPDAKVLIVCVELCTLHIQPSAGREALYAASFFGDGASACIVGCPGPDDRDVFRLDGHRSVLLPEYAEEMVWEVGDYGFDLYLSPAIPKRIGGWIPAEIARFCAGDARPELWAIHPGGRGIVDALQEALELDDGQTGPSRTVLRQNGNVSSATILFVLREMKRELKRKESRARPAIGLAMAFGPGLAAEMLKFAYVPSVMPQGQGAAAAGGALA, from the coding sequence ATGGACCGGGAGGCTCCGGACATCGCCATACTGGGCATCGGCACGGCCGTTCCGAACTATCGGCTGGATCAATCTGACACTTCGCGAAGGTTGGCGGAGGCGCTGGGCGAAAATTCCGATCCGGCCCGCTGGGCCAAGCGAATATTCAGGCAATGCGGAGTGGAAACGCGCTATACGTGCGAACCGAACTTGCTCGAACCGGCATCTAGGTGCCGCTACTTTCCGCAAACGGGCGAGCCGGCTCCTTCGACCGCGGAACGGATGAAGACGTACAGGCGGGAAGCCGTGCCGCTCGGGCTTCAAGCGGCCAGGCAAGCGATGCTGGACGGCAGCGCGAAGGCATCCGAAATTACCCACCTGATTACGGTCAGCTGCACGGGGCAGTTTCTTCCCGGGCTGGATGCCGTTATTAGCCGGGAACTGGGACTTTCGCCGGAAACAAGCCGGATCCCGCTTACGTTTCTCGGATGCGCGGCCGGCTTGAAAGCCGTAGGGTTGTCGCTGCAGGTCGTCAGGGGGCAGCCGGACGCCAAAGTTTTGATCGTCTGCGTCGAGCTTTGCACGCTGCATATTCAGCCTTCCGCCGGGCGCGAGGCGTTGTACGCGGCTTCTTTTTTCGGCGACGGGGCATCCGCCTGCATCGTCGGTTGTCCCGGTCCGGACGACCGGGACGTTTTTCGGCTCGACGGCCATCGATCCGTTCTATTGCCGGAATATGCGGAGGAGATGGTATGGGAAGTCGGCGATTACGGGTTCGATCTGTACCTCTCCCCGGCGATTCCGAAGCGGATCGGCGGGTGGATTCCCGCGGAGATCGCGCGGTTTTGCGCCGGAGACGCCCGGCCCGAGCTGTGGGCGATTCATCCCGGGGGCCGCGGAATCGTCGACGCGCTGCAGGAGGCGCTGGAGCTTGACGACGGACAAACGGGGCCGAGCCGGACGGTTCTCCGTCAAAACGGCAACGTATCGTCCGCCACCATTTTATTCGTGCTTCGCGAGATGAAGCGGGAGTTAAAACGAAAAGAATCCCGCGCGAGGCCCGCGATCGGACTCGCCATGGCATTCGGTCCCGGCCTCGCGGCGGAAATGCTCAAATTCGCTTATGTGCCGTCCGTCATGCCGCAAGGCCAAGGCGCGGCGGCGGCCGGAGGCGCCCTTGCTTGA
- a CDS encoding copper amine oxidase N-terminal domain-containing protein: MNKRRPTAKKVWIASIAFALSFGAAIPCATAADADFIARMTGQYDAFEQKHRETYNRYLQEERKLYDTYHAQMTAVYDKLLRLAQEDLNNMTSVLENDIRKLKQSYDDNIDAFRAYERAADKDRAGEPMDLYEDAMDPNQAGSPMDLFEDSLNPDSAGEATDLYDDELDPNSAGSALDLYEDDVNPSSAGGVMDVFEDVSSVHSAGSVMDRYEDGDLSLAEAEKLMAEALAKAEADMGKRIEETKKAVQARKNESLRDIRDAWLNAKNSILQQREKAIAEASSAREKLTGTGIQFEPLVPDDWITVVVDGDFMIFEQPPAVVSGNTLVPMRAIFEKLGATVVWKAADRSIAAKKGETSIWLQLDNANAKIGGSAAKLDAAPRTMNGSTMVPLRFVSEALGAKVDWDETLKTIAIASA; encoded by the coding sequence ATGAACAAAAGAAGACCGACGGCAAAAAAGGTTTGGATCGCTTCCATCGCTTTCGCGTTAAGCTTCGGTGCGGCTATTCCTTGCGCAACGGCGGCGGACGCGGATTTCATCGCCCGGATGACCGGACAATACGACGCGTTCGAGCAAAAGCATCGCGAAACCTACAATCGTTATCTCCAAGAAGAACGAAAATTGTACGATACGTATCACGCACAAATGACTGCGGTCTACGACAAGCTTTTGCGGCTGGCCCAAGAGGATTTGAACAACATGACGTCCGTTCTTGAAAACGATATCCGAAAGCTGAAACAAAGCTATGACGACAACATCGACGCGTTCCGGGCGTACGAGAGGGCGGCGGACAAGGACCGCGCGGGCGAGCCGATGGACCTGTACGAAGACGCGATGGATCCGAATCAAGCTGGAAGCCCGATGGACCTTTTTGAGGACAGCTTGAATCCCGATTCCGCGGGCGAAGCGACGGATTTGTACGACGACGAGCTCGATCCGAATTCGGCGGGCAGCGCCCTGGATCTGTACGAGGACGACGTGAACCCCAGTTCGGCCGGCGGCGTCATGGACGTTTTCGAAGACGTTTCGTCCGTCCATTCGGCCGGAAGCGTCATGGACCGTTACGAGGACGGAGACCTTTCCCTGGCCGAAGCGGAAAAGCTGATGGCCGAAGCGCTGGCCAAGGCGGAAGCCGATATGGGCAAGCGGATCGAAGAGACGAAAAAAGCGGTTCAAGCAAGGAAAAACGAGTCGCTGCGGGACATTCGCGATGCGTGGCTGAACGCGAAAAACTCGATTTTGCAGCAGCGCGAGAAAGCGATCGCCGAGGCGTCCTCCGCGCGGGAGAAGCTGACCGGAACGGGCATTCAATTCGAGCCGCTCGTTCCGGACGACTGGATTACGGTTGTCGTCGACGGCGATTTCATGATTTTCGAGCAGCCGCCGGCCGTCGTCAGCGGCAACACGCTCGTTCCGATGCGGGCGATTTTCGAAAAGCTCGGGGCCACCGTGGTCTGGAAAGCCGCGGATCGGTCGATCGCCGCCAAAAAAGGAGAGACGTCCATCTGGCTGCAGCTCGATAACGCGAACGCGAAAATCGGCGGCAGCGCCGCGAAGCTCGATGCGGCGCCGAGGACGATGAACGGCAGCACGATGGTCCCGCTCCGGTTCGTCAGCGAAGCGCTCGGCGCGAAGGTCGATTGGGACGAGACGCTGAAGACGATCGCGATTGCGTCCGCGTAG
- a CDS encoding acetamidase/formamidase family protein codes for MNQAVETLFVNTFTDGILDPEKEMLGPVKDGGRIIANTAPGCWGPMITPCLKGGHEVTKPVYVEGAEVGDAIVIHIKSIEVTSIATSSGNDKPVEGRFLGDPFVAVKCPECGTLHPETVVKGIGPKAVRCSGCDSDITPFVFTNGYTIAFDKDGLVGVTLPKEAAERIAEDGRRYMRTPDHSVQNPIVTFAPHDLVGVVARMRPFLGQLGTTPSKALPDSHNAGDFGSFLVGAPHAYAVTEDELNEHRTDGHMDISRVRAGATVICPVKVPGGGVYLGDMHAMQGDGEIAGHTADVAGIVHLQVRVLKGVNLEGPILLPNVEDLPYTAKPLTAAERLAAEALAKEWKLKKTETSLPLSVVGTGKSLNEATDNGLARAAKLFDVTVPEIMNRATITGSIEIGRHPGVITVTFLAPKRYLKQAKLYDAVDEHYRDRE; via the coding sequence ATGAACCAAGCCGTAGAAACGTTGTTCGTCAACACCTTCACGGATGGCATTTTGGACCCTGAAAAAGAAATGCTGGGCCCGGTCAAGGACGGAGGCCGCATCATCGCCAACACGGCTCCCGGATGCTGGGGCCCGATGATCACGCCGTGCCTGAAGGGCGGCCACGAAGTGACGAAGCCCGTCTATGTCGAAGGGGCGGAGGTCGGCGACGCGATCGTCATCCATATCAAATCGATCGAAGTGACCTCGATCGCCACTTCGTCGGGGAACGACAAGCCGGTGGAAGGCCGGTTTCTGGGCGATCCTTTCGTCGCCGTGAAATGCCCGGAGTGCGGCACCCTGCATCCGGAAACGGTCGTCAAGGGCATCGGCCCGAAAGCGGTGCGCTGCTCCGGCTGCGATTCCGACATTACGCCTTTCGTTTTTACGAACGGTTATACGATTGCTTTCGATAAAGACGGCCTGGTCGGCGTCACGCTCCCGAAGGAAGCGGCCGAGCGGATTGCCGAGGACGGCCGCCGCTATATGCGAACGCCGGATCATTCGGTGCAAAACCCGATCGTCACGTTCGCCCCGCACGATCTCGTCGGCGTCGTGGCCCGGATGAGGCCGTTTTTGGGCCAGTTGGGCACGACGCCCTCCAAGGCGCTGCCCGATTCGCACAATGCCGGCGATTTCGGCTCGTTTCTCGTCGGCGCGCCGCATGCGTATGCCGTGACCGAGGACGAGCTGAACGAGCATCGCACGGACGGGCATATGGACATCAGCCGGGTTCGCGCCGGCGCGACCGTCATTTGCCCGGTCAAAGTTCCCGGCGGCGGCGTTTACCTAGGCGATATGCACGCGATGCAAGGCGACGGCGAAATTGCCGGGCATACGGCCGACGTCGCGGGAATCGTCCATTTGCAGGTTCGCGTGCTGAAGGGCGTGAACCTGGAAGGACCGATTTTGCTGCCGAACGTAGAGGATTTGCCCTATACGGCGAAGCCCCTTACCGCGGCGGAACGGCTCGCGGCAGAAGCGCTCGCGAAGGAATGGAAGCTGAAGAAGACGGAAACCTCGCTCCCGCTGTCCGTCGTCGGAACGGGCAAATCGTTGAACGAAGCGACCGACAACGGACTCGCCCGCGCGGCCAAGCTGTTCGACGTCACGGTTCCGGAAATCATGAACCGGGCCACGATTACCGGCTCGATCGAAATCGGCCGCCACCCCGGCGTCATTACCGTCACTTTTCTGGCGCCGAAGCGCTATTTGAAGCAGGCGAAGCTTTACGATGCGGTGGACGAGCATTATCGAGATCGGGAGTAA
- a CDS encoding alpha/beta-type small acid-soluble spore protein: protein MARRGSRRHVVPGAEQGLREFKAEVMKREGYRVDPNRPDDVKYEVADSLGVPLEPGGNGELSTESVGNVGGRIGGPMVRELIRLAQEQLAKRSKE from the coding sequence ATGGCCAGAAGAGGGTCCAGACGGCATGTCGTACCGGGAGCCGAGCAAGGGCTGCGGGAATTCAAGGCCGAAGTGATGAAGCGGGAAGGATACCGGGTCGATCCGAACCGTCCCGACGACGTCAAGTACGAAGTCGCCGATTCGCTGGGCGTTCCGCTGGAACCCGGCGGAAACGGGGAGCTGTCGACCGAATCGGTCGGCAACGTCGGCGGAAGAATCGGCGGCCCGATGGTGCGCGAGCTGATTCGGCTGGCCCAGGAGCAGCTCGCGAAGCGGTCGAAGGAGTAA
- a CDS encoding GerAB/ArcD/ProY family transporter encodes MNKHMEMTARQFFVLTFGLTIGTSILVTPAGLAQGAREDAWIASLCSLATNIVMVALYIALARLYPGKTMFEINEAALGKWPGKALTLLYLFYFLILTGTLLGNLGFFLSTEMMPETPIEAIQLLFLIAAVMCARLGTLILARVGELMFPCIVFFFLVLVVTLVPQIEWNYIKPVMEDGWKPVVNAGFRSAMFQELVVLLMFFPLTGEKKGGEKAYLGGALSGGLALGIIVLLCVLVLGIEQTENSAFPAYALAKAINLGNFFQRVEGILITIWILTFFIKISLLFLSILNGLRTLFGMKDHSVLIYPLAVLFIVVAWNTYLNTVYVGEIIQKVWAGYSLFYLLLFPFVLYLVGLVRTKLSKSGRS; translated from the coding sequence ATGAACAAACATATGGAGATGACGGCAAGACAATTTTTTGTTTTAACGTTCGGCTTGACCATCGGCACATCCATTCTCGTGACGCCGGCCGGTTTGGCCCAGGGAGCGAGGGAGGATGCCTGGATCGCTTCTTTATGCAGCCTGGCGACCAATATCGTCATGGTTGCGCTGTATATCGCGCTCGCCCGGCTATATCCGGGAAAAACGATGTTCGAAATCAACGAAGCGGCGCTGGGCAAATGGCCGGGCAAAGCGTTGACGCTGCTGTATTTGTTCTATTTTCTCATTCTTACCGGCACGCTGCTCGGCAATCTGGGCTTTTTTCTGTCCACCGAAATGATGCCGGAAACGCCGATTGAGGCGATTCAGCTCCTGTTTTTGATTGCGGCCGTTATGTGCGCCCGCCTGGGAACGCTCATTTTGGCCCGGGTCGGCGAGCTGATGTTTCCGTGCATCGTCTTTTTCTTTCTCGTGCTCGTCGTGACGCTCGTTCCGCAAATCGAGTGGAATTATATCAAGCCGGTCATGGAGGACGGCTGGAAACCGGTCGTTAATGCCGGATTTCGCTCCGCGATGTTTCAGGAGCTGGTCGTGCTGCTGATGTTTTTTCCGCTGACCGGGGAGAAGAAGGGCGGGGAGAAAGCATACTTGGGAGGAGCGCTTTCCGGCGGGCTCGCTCTCGGAATCATCGTGCTGCTTTGCGTGCTTGTCCTCGGCATCGAGCAGACGGAAAACAGCGCCTTTCCGGCCTATGCGCTGGCCAAGGCGATCAATTTAGGTAATTTTTTCCAGAGGGTCGAAGGCATTTTGATTACCATTTGGATTTTGACGTTTTTCATTAAAATATCGCTGCTCTTTTTGTCCATCCTGAACGGATTGCGGACCCTGTTCGGCATGAAAGACCACAGCGTCCTGATCTACCCCTTGGCCGTCCTGTTTATCGTCGTCGCCTGGAATACTTATCTCAATACCGTTTATGTCGGGGAAATTATTCAAAAGGTATGGGCCGGATACTCGCTGTTTTATTTGCTGCTGTTTCCGTTCGTTCTGTATTTGGTCGGCCTCGTCCGGACGAAGCTTTCGAAGTCGGGAAGATCGTAA
- a CDS encoding Ger(x)C family spore germination protein yields the protein MYARLTLALFLIVSLAALPGCWSRKELNELAVVMALGIDLHEEGYAVSAQVMNPSETGTQKGNPLGSSPIVTYRSVGKTIPDALQRMLSMAPRMLYLSHIRVLVFGEKLARRGVSDALDFISRSHQLRTDFFMLVAKNAEASDILEVVTPFEHVPAGSLYTSILISHRKWAATGKVTLQQFVTELERGGSNPVLSGVRLRGSLADGESVDDLKEVTPKTLIEHAGLAVFKRDRLVGWLGEPASKAVNYLLNDVESTAGFVACPEGGVVGYAVSRAKSKIDVATGKDGKPEFTVKLKVEGDLNAVQCTIDLHQPSSVEEIEKRLELKLSGNVEHYIEEAQKRYGSDIFGFGEALHRQNPKAWKQYRDDWDERFKSVKIGVSADVKVRRTGSIVQPLKREMNKR from the coding sequence ATGTACGCTCGCCTAACGCTTGCCCTGTTCCTGATTGTTAGCCTCGCGGCGCTTCCCGGCTGCTGGAGCCGCAAAGAACTGAATGAGCTTGCCGTCGTCATGGCCCTCGGGATCGACCTTCACGAAGAAGGGTACGCCGTGTCCGCGCAGGTCATGAATCCGAGCGAAACCGGAACCCAAAAGGGAAATCCGTTGGGAAGCTCGCCCATCGTCACCTACAGATCGGTAGGGAAGACGATTCCGGATGCCCTTCAGCGGATGCTGAGCATGGCGCCGCGCATGCTGTACCTGTCGCATATCCGTGTTTTGGTGTTCGGGGAAAAGCTCGCCCGCCGCGGGGTGAGCGACGCGCTCGATTTCATCTCCCGGAGCCATCAGCTGCGCACCGATTTTTTCATGCTGGTCGCCAAAAACGCCGAGGCATCGGACATCCTGGAAGTCGTTACGCCCTTCGAGCACGTTCCGGCAGGTTCCTTGTATACGTCCATTCTTATCTCTCACCGAAAATGGGCCGCGACCGGCAAGGTGACGTTGCAGCAGTTTGTGACGGAGCTCGAAAGGGGGGGCTCCAACCCCGTTTTGTCCGGGGTGCGGTTGCGCGGAAGCCTGGCTGACGGCGAGTCCGTGGACGATTTAAAAGAAGTAACGCCGAAAACGTTGATCGAGCATGCCGGATTGGCCGTCTTCAAGCGAGACCGGCTTGTCGGCTGGCTGGGCGAGCCTGCCAGCAAGGCGGTCAATTACCTGTTGAATGACGTCGAGTCCACGGCGGGATTCGTGGCTTGTCCGGAAGGGGGCGTCGTCGGTTACGCCGTGAGCCGCGCGAAAAGCAAGATCGATGTCGCGACCGGCAAGGACGGAAAGCCCGAATTTACCGTTAAGCTAAAAGTCGAAGGAGATCTCAACGCCGTGCAATGCACGATCGATCTTCATCAGCCTTCCAGCGTCGAGGAAATCGAAAAGCGGCTTGAGCTTAAATTATCCGGCAATGTCGAGCATTATATCGAAGAAGCGCAAAAAAGGTACGGTTCCGATATTTTCGGCTTCGGGGAGGCGCTTCACCGTCAAAATCCGAAAGCGTGGAAGCAGTATCGCGACGATTGGGACGAGCGCTTCAAATCGGTCAAGATCGGCGTAAGCGCCGACGTGAAAGTCCGGCGGACCGGCTCGATCGTCCAGCCGCTGAAACGGGAGATGAACAAACGGTGA
- a CDS encoding spore germination protein, with protein sequence MRRRFGQSPDIVYREIALGRFPATIAYVEGLGDPRFLIEAFHRDMALFAELGDEPPEKLLRLLKARTITLGKVGETNAFSEVETQMLAGNTVVFVDGSATALFVGTENLKQRGVEEASSQSVVRGPREGFTESLRENTALIRRRIQNPSLRIEQRKLGTQTRTEVAVMYVEGKADPEVLNELRRRLDRIDLENVLESNYIEEMIQDRRYSPFPTVFNSERPDVIASALLEGRIAILVEGTPFVLVVPALFVQFFQSSEDYYQRGDFASLVRLLRYFCFIIALLTPSFYIAISTFHQEMIPTDLLVSLIGQREGVPFPAFIEALLMEVTFEILREAGIRLPKSIGQSVSIVGTLVIGQAAVEAGLVSAAMVIVVSITAIANFALPAFNVGISARMLRFVLMGIAASFGLYGIIIALIMLGLHLCSLQSMGIPYMTSFAPYRRKSQKDALLRLSRRGAARKKILG encoded by the coding sequence ATGCGCCGTCGTTTCGGACAAAGCCCGGACATCGTTTATCGGGAAATCGCGCTCGGCCGCTTTCCCGCCACCATCGCGTACGTGGAAGGACTGGGAGACCCGCGTTTTCTGATCGAAGCCTTCCATCGGGACATGGCCCTGTTCGCGGAACTCGGGGACGAGCCGCCGGAGAAGCTGCTTAGGCTGCTCAAGGCGCGCACCATTACGCTCGGAAAAGTTGGCGAAACGAACGCCTTCTCCGAAGTCGAAACTCAAATGCTTGCCGGAAATACGGTCGTTTTCGTCGACGGGTCGGCAACCGCGCTGTTCGTCGGCACGGAAAACCTGAAGCAGCGGGGCGTCGAGGAGGCAAGCTCGCAGTCCGTCGTAAGAGGACCGAGGGAAGGGTTTACCGAATCGCTTCGGGAAAATACGGCTTTGATCCGGCGCAGAATTCAGAATCCGAGTTTGCGGATCGAGCAAAGAAAGCTGGGCACGCAAACCCGGACCGAAGTAGCGGTCATGTACGTCGAAGGAAAAGCCGACCCGGAAGTGCTGAACGAGCTGAGAAGGCGGCTCGACCGAATCGATCTGGAAAACGTGCTGGAGAGCAATTATATCGAGGAAATGATTCAGGACCGCCGCTACAGTCCGTTCCCGACCGTATTCAACTCGGAGCGTCCGGATGTCATCGCTTCGGCCCTGCTGGAAGGACGGATCGCCATTCTGGTCGAGGGCACTCCGTTCGTGCTTGTCGTTCCGGCGTTGTTCGTGCAGTTTTTTCAATCCAGCGAAGATTATTACCAGCGCGGCGACTTCGCCAGCCTGGTTCGCCTGCTGCGTTATTTTTGCTTCATTATCGCGCTGCTGACTCCTTCGTTCTATATAGCGATTTCCACGTTCCATCAGGAAATGATTCCGACCGACCTGCTCGTAAGCCTGATCGGCCAGCGGGAAGGCGTTCCGTTTCCGGCTTTTATCGAGGCGCTCCTTATGGAAGTCACGTTCGAAATCTTGCGGGAAGCCGGAATCCGGCTGCCGAAATCGATCGGCCAGTCCGTTTCGATCGTCGGAACGCTCGTCATCGGCCAAGCTGCCGTCGAGGCGGGGCTCGTGTCGGCCGCCATGGTCATCGTCGTGTCCATTACGGCGATCGCCAATTTCGCGCTGCCTGCCTTCAACGTCGGGATTTCCGCGCGCATGCTGCGCTTCGTATTGATGGGGATCGCCGCCTCCTTCGGCTTGTACGGGATCATTATCGCGCTGATCATGCTCGGCCTGCACCTGTGCAGCCTTCAATCGATGGGCATTCCTTACATGACCTCGTTCGCCCCTTACCGGCGAAAGAGCCAAAAAGACGCCCTTCTCAGACTGTCGCGCCGCGGGGCGGCGCGAAAAAAAATACTCGGGTGA